The bacterium genome contains the following window.
GCTGTGGAAAGCGAGCATTCCGCGATGTCAGCCTGTGTGGGTGCGGCGGCTGCGGGAGCAAGAACTATGACCGCTACATCCTCTCAAGGGCTTGCCCTTATGTGGGAGGTCCTATATATCGCCTCCGGGCTTCGCCTCCCCATAGTGATGTGTGTAATAAACAGGGCTCTTTCCGCTCCAATCAACATCCACGGAGACCATTCCGACGCTATGGGAGCGAGGGATTCGGGCTGGATACAGCTCTGGTCGGAGAACGCTCAGGAGGTTTATGACAATGTTCTTCAGGCGGTAAGGATTGCTGAAGAGGTCTTCCTTCCCGTAATGGTTAACTACGATGGTTTCATCATCTCTCATGGAGTTGAGGTAGTTGAGACCTTCAGCGACGATATAGTGAAAGCTTTCGTTGGGGAAAGGAAAAGCCCCTATAAATTGCTGGATGTTGACCATCCCATAACTGTTGGGGCTTTGGATTTGCAGGATTATTATATGGAGCATAAAAGGGCACAAGCGGAGGCGATGAGAACAGCTATGCCCACAATTTTGAAGGTCGCTGAGGAGTTCGCCGAGATTTCTGGTAGGAAATATGGGGCGATAGAGAAATACAGCCTTGATGATGCGGAATTGGCGGTTGTTGCTATAGGTTCAAGCTGTGGAACCGCTAAGGACGCGATTGATGAGCTAAGGGAAGAAGGGATAAAAGCGGGGCTCTTGAAGATTAGGGTCTTTCGCCCCTTCCCTTGGGATGAAATAAAGTCAGCCCTTGCGGGGAAGAAGGCGATAGCGGTTATGGATAGGGCGGAGGGGATGTCCGCCGTCGGCGGTCCCGTCTTCCATGAGATTCGCTCCTGCCTCTACGACCTCCCTCAGCGTCCTCCCGTTGTCAACTACATTTATGGATTGGGAGGAAGGGATGTTGATGTTGAGGATATCAAGAAGGTCTTCCGAGACCTCCTGCCCATCGCTGAGGCAGGTAAGGTAGAGGATTTCTATCGCTATCTGGGAGTAAGAGAGTAAAGGAGGAAGAGAAAATGGCAAGATTGAGAGATTTAGCTAAGAAACCATCTCCCCTAACATCCGGACATAGAGCTTGTTCTGGCTGTGCTCTTCCCCAGGTTGCCAGGCAGGTTCTATTGGCAGCGGATACGCCCGTGGTCGTAGTCGTCGCTACGGGATGTATGGAAGTGACCACCACCATCTTCCCCTACACCGCTTGGAATGTCCCCTGGATGCACTGCGCATTTGAGAACGCCGCTTCAACTCTTTCGGGAATTGAAGCAGCTTATAAGGCGCTAAAGAGGAGAGGAGTAATAGATAGAGAGATTCGTTTCATAGCCTTTGGAGGGGATGGCGGGACTTACGATATCGGGCTTCAGGCGCTATCGGGTGCATTGGAGAGAGGACATAGGCTTCTCTATGTCTGTTATGATAACCAGGCATATATGAACACAGGTGTTCAGCGTTCGGGAGCTACTCCCCTCTATGCTCACACTACAACGAGCCCAGCGGGTAGTGTCATCCCCGGCAAACTCCAATGGAGGAAGGATTTAACCGAGATAGTGGTCGCCCATGATATACCCTATGTGGCGCAGAGCACTCCCGCTCATTGGAACGATTTGATAACGAAAGTGCAGAAAGCTTTGGCAGTTGATGGACCTTCGTTTATAAATGTCCTCCAACCCTGCAGGTTGGGATGGACATTTGAGGCTGATATGGCGATTGAGTTGGCAAGGTTGGCTGCTGATACCTGCATTTGGCCGTTATACGAAGTGGTGAATGGGGAGTATAGGTTGACATATCGTCCCAGGGAGAAGAAGCCTGTGGAGGAGTGGTTGAAGTTGCAAAGGAGGTTCAGGCATCTATTCACGGAGAAGAATCGTCATCTGATAGATGAGATACAGGCTGAAGTAGATAGGCGGTGGGAGCGTTTATTGAAGAAGTGCGGTTTGGCGTAGGGGATATTAAGGAGATAAGAAAATAAATAGTGGGGCGGGAGGCTAAGCCTCCCGCCCCCCTATTTTAGATATTTAAATCTACGGCCACCATTGATTTCCCCAATGGTCAAACCATGTATCCGTTCTATTTTTGTTGCGGGGGTCGAATAATCTTCCACAATTGTTTGCTATAACATCCCACTTCATCCATTTGGCGTGTCCGTCGGCAAAGACAATTATTTCTCCCTCAGTGTGGCGAGTGTGTTTACTAACAGAGCGATGCTGAGGGTCTGCCATATGATTAGACCACATAGCATTTGCAAAGACAACTCTTGCTCCACCGCAGCCGCTAAAAAAATATGAATCGGCAAAAGCGGCTGTATTGGCTGGCTCCACTACCTCTGCCATGTTAACAGGTTTCCCTGTCCATTGGCAGCCAAGATTTGGCATTAAAGCTTCATTGTAAGCTACGGAAATATAGTGTCCTGTGAATTCAACCGGGAACCGCCAAGGCCAGTCATACCAACCGGAGGCATTGCCGATTTGGAGAAGGTTAGGTATCCTGTCTTGTATCGCTTCAGAAGGGCAGTCCCATACCGCTGCGTTTTTGATATAGGGATGAAGCTTGCCTTGAGGGTGGTCGGTTGGGCTTCCCACGCCTGGAGCATTACAGGATGTGCAATATGGGAAAGTTTCATCCCAATCCTGAAGATACATCATCAATCCCATCCCTATTTGCTTCATATTTGAGAGGCAAGCTGTTTTGCGAGCTTGCTCACGGGCGCGGCTGAAAACTGGAAAGAGTATGGCAGCGAGAATAGCAATGATAGCTATGACGACCAACAATTCGATCAATGTAAAACCTCTCCTTTGTTTATTCGTTAACATTTTTTAAATCGCCTCCTTTTATTTTTGAAATTCTGTATTTTGCCCCCAATCCTTATTTTCCGGGCATTCCGGCGGGGGAGAAGCGGGGGCAAAAACTCCTCCCCCCTTTCTAAACACTTGCTTGACACCACCTCTTCTCGTCTACCCTCATAAAGGTAGGTACTATAAACCTTTGAGTGAGATGTGACTCCTTCAAAGAGAGAGTTAATCCATCGGATAGGGAAAGAGAGAAGTTATCTCTTCCATTCATACGAGCGATTTTCACAAAATAAAAAGGATATCCATAAACAATTGCGGCGCATGGGATATAGTTTATCAAAGTCAAGAACGCGGTCAATAAAAATGAATAAAAAGACCTGGTTTTGCAAATGCGATATTTGAGTCGGGAGCGTAACGAAGCAAACTCTTTTACAATTCATGGCTTCCCTAATGGAAGTCCACTCAAGAGAGAAAGCTGAACACTAAATTATCTATACAAAGACAATTTTTATTCAAAATGGATTCGCCACCCTCATCGCTATGGGTGTCTTAGGCAAGTTATAGGTTCATATTATAACCGACCGAAATGATAATTAACTTTTAAAATCTTTAAAATATTAACCTTGGGTACGAGAGCCATATCCCAATTTCTCCTGGCACCTTACATTCCGTATCCCGTTTTAACTCTTCAACCTCCTTTCCCTTGTTTCATCCTTCAAATTTGAATACAAATAATTTTTAAGATAATTCTTTGCTTCCCCAAAATCATCGCCCAGGAGCAGGATGGAGAATATTTCAGCGGAAGAAATCTCTACCACTATCTTACCCTCTTTCTGGCTTATCGTGGATGAGGAAATCTTCCTCCAATTCCCCTTCTCCAGCTCCCGCACTCCCGCCGATCAGTTTCGTTTTATCCTTTCGCAAAATTTCCACTTTCCCCTCCTCCAAGGAGATGAAAAGAAGAGGTGGAATCAATTCATTTCCAATAAAGGGAGAGATGGACGACCCAGTCGTTGAAGAGGAGAGCGCTTCCCTTA
Protein-coding sequences here:
- the porA gene encoding pyruvate ferredoxin oxidoreductase; this translates as MALTGNEAAAYAMKQINPDVVAAYPITPQTELMQTFAQYVADGLVDTELVAVESEHSAMSACVGAAAAGARTMTATSSQGLALMWEVLYIASGLRLPIVMCVINRALSAPINIHGDHSDAMGARDSGWIQLWSENAQEVYDNVLQAVRIAEEVFLPVMVNYDGFIISHGVEVVETFSDDIVKAFVGERKSPYKLLDVDHPITVGALDLQDYYMEHKRAQAEAMRTAMPTILKVAEEFAEISGRKYGAIEKYSLDDAELAVVAIGSSCGTAKDAIDELREEGIKAGLLKIRVFRPFPWDEIKSALAGKKAIAVMDRAEGMSAVGGPVFHEIRSCLYDLPQRPPVVNYIYGLGGRDVDVEDIKKVFRDLLPIAEAGKVEDFYRYLGVRE
- a CDS encoding pyruvate ferredoxin oxidoreductase (catalyzes the formation of acetyl-CoA from pyruvate and coenzyme A) → MARLRDLAKKPSPLTSGHRACSGCALPQVARQVLLAADTPVVVVVATGCMEVTTTIFPYTAWNVPWMHCAFENAASTLSGIEAAYKALKRRGVIDREIRFIAFGGDGGTYDIGLQALSGALERGHRLLYVCYDNQAYMNTGVQRSGATPLYAHTTTSPAGSVIPGKLQWRKDLTEIVVAHDIPYVAQSTPAHWNDLITKVQKALAVDGPSFINVLQPCRLGWTFEADMAIELARLAADTCIWPLYEVVNGEYRLTYRPREKKPVEEWLKLQRRFRHLFTEKNRHLIDEIQAEVDRRWERLLKKCGLA
- a CDS encoding prepilin-type N-terminal cleavage/methylation domain-containing protein, whose translation is MLTNKQRRGFTLIELLVVIAIIAILAAILFPVFSRAREQARKTACLSNMKQIGMGLMMYLQDWDETFPYCTSCNAPGVGSPTDHPQGKLHPYIKNAAVWDCPSEAIQDRIPNLLQIGNASGWYDWPWRFPVEFTGHYISVAYNEALMPNLGCQWTGKPVNMAEVVEPANTAAFADSYFFSGCGGARVVFANAMWSNHMADPQHRSVSKHTRHTEGEIIVFADGHAKWMKWDVIANNCGRLFDPRNKNRTDTWFDHWGNQWWP